The Iamia majanohamensis genome window below encodes:
- a CDS encoding SRPBCC family protein — protein sequence MSRFESRNVSEADVPASPAEIWAVLSDPDLLARFTPLIKAISTDGDLWCWQLSGISALGVSVAPSFSERMHLVDEERIDFRHDPPAGASERAGADGTYTLTDLGDGVTRLFIDITIWVDLPLPRLSRRAVERVMDESMERTGDRFAANLYRHLDIDPGDVVERTPAA from the coding sequence ATGAGCCGCTTCGAGAGCCGCAACGTGTCCGAGGCGGACGTCCCCGCCTCGCCCGCCGAGATCTGGGCGGTGCTGTCGGACCCGGACCTCCTGGCCCGCTTCACCCCCCTGATCAAGGCCATCTCGACCGACGGCGACCTGTGGTGCTGGCAGCTCAGCGGGATCTCCGCCCTCGGCGTCTCGGTGGCCCCGTCCTTCTCCGAGCGCATGCACCTCGTCGACGAGGAGCGCATCGACTTCCGCCACGACCCGCCCGCGGGCGCGTCCGAGCGGGCCGGGGCCGACGGCACCTACACCCTCACCGACCTCGGCGACGGGGTGACCCGCCTGTTCATCGACATCACCATCTGGGTCGACCTGCCCCTGCCGCGGCTGTCGCGGCGGGCGGTGGAGCGGGTGATGGACGAGTCCATGGAGCGCACCGGCGACCGCTTCGCGGCCAACCTCTACCGCCACCTCGACATCGACCCCGGCGACGTGGTGGAGCGCACCCCCGCGGCCTGA